The following is a genomic window from Dermatophilaceae bacterium Soc4.6.
AAGCCCGACATCACCGCCCCCGGCGTGCAGATCCTGGCCGGCAACACCCCCACCCCCGACGAGGTCCCCAGCGGCCCGGCCGGGCAGTTCTACCAGGCCATCGCCGGCACCTCGATGTCGGCGCCGCACATCGCGGGCTCGGCCATCCTGCTCAAGGGTCTGCACAACGCGTGGAGCCCCGGGGCGATCAAGTCGGCGATGATGACCACCGCCGCCGTCGACGTCGTCAAGGAAGACCTCGTCACCCCCGCCGACCCGTTCGACTACGGTGCCGGCCGGGTGGCCCTCGCCAAGGCCGGTGACGCGCCCATCGTCTTCGACGAGAGCGCCGACAACATGGCGGCCACGGGGCCGAGCCCGCTCACCGCCCCCGAGCTCAACCTGCCGTCGATCAACCTGCCGACGATGCCGGGCACCGTCACCGTGCACCGCACGGCGACCAACCTGTCGGGCAAGGCGTACGCCTACACCGTCAAGACCAACGTCCCGGGTGGGTCGTCCATCTCGGTCAGGCCGTCGTCCGGCAAGATCGGCATCGGCAAGTCACAGACGTTCGCCATCACCGTGAGCTCCTCGGCCCCGGCCGGGCAGTACTTCGGTGGTCTGCGCTGGTCCTCCCCCGGCAACGTCGACGTGCACGTGCCGGTGGCCTTCGAGAAGAAGCAGAGCGGCATCACCCTGAGCCAGTCCTGCTCACCGGCCTACCTCGAGCGGGGCACCAACACCACGTGCACCGTCTCGGCCGAGAACGTCTCGTCCGGCCCGGCCGACGTCACTGCGACGACCACCACCGACGGCGGCCTCAAGGTGCTCTCCGGTGAGGGCGTGCGGGTGGTCAACGGCTCGAAGGCCAGGACCGGCAAGGTCACCCTGGCCGGCGTGTCCGACGCGAAGCCGGCCATCGCCGGCTCGACCGACACCCCCGGTGGTGGCTTCCTCGACCTGGCCGGCTTCGGGATCCCCCCGGTGGCCGTGGGCGACGAGACCAACACCAACTTCTCGGTGCCGTCCTACCTCTTCGGAGGCAGGGCCTACACCCGGATCGGGGTGACCTCCAACGGCTACGCGCTGGCGGGAGGGTCCGACAGCCAGGCCGACATCGACTACGCGGCCCAGACGTTGCCCGACCCCACCCGACCGAACGGCCTGCTCGCGCCCTACTGGACCGACCTCAACGGCACGGGCAAGGCCGGGGTCCGGGTGGCCACCCTCTCGGACAGCACCACGGGCCAGAGCTGGCTCGTGGTGCAGTGGGACGTCGCGCTCTACGGCGCGTCGACCCCGGCCGGTGACCGCTCGTTCCAGCTATGGGTCACCCAGGGCTCGACCGAGGCGTCGTTCTTCGAGTATGCCGACGGCACCGACGGTGCCGCCGCCACCGACCCCCTGACGGTGGGCGCCGAGAACCCCTCCGGCACCTTCGGCGCGCAGGTCGAGGGCGTCCCGTCCGGCAGCTACGTCGTGACCTCGACCCCCGGCACCAAGGGAGACTCCCTGACCTACTCGCTGACGCTGAACGGCGTCACGGCTGGTCGGCACTTCCTGACGACCGACCTCGTCTCCGACGTCGTGCTCGGCACCACGCGGACGTCGACCAGGGTGGTGGTCACCCCCTGACCCCCGGGGGTTGACGCGAGGAAGGGGCGGGACCCGGTGGGTCCCGCCCCTTCCGTGAGCCGTGGTCAGGCGTAGGTGCGGAACCCTCGCCCGGTCTTGCGACCGAGGTAGCCGGCGGTCACCAGGTGCTCGAGCAGCGGCGCCGGTGCGAACCCGGGCTCACGGAACTCGAGGTACAGCTCGCGCTGGATGGCGAGCGACACGTCGAGGCCCACGACGTCGAGCAGCTCGAAGGGCCCCATCGGGTATCCGCACCCCGTCTTCATCGCCGTGTCGATGTCGTCGGCCTCGGCGTAGTGCGCCTCGAGCATCCGCACGGCGTCGTTGAGGTAGGGGAAGAGCAGGGCGTTGACGATGAAGCCGGAGCGGTCGCCGCACCGCACGGGGTGCTTGCCGAGCCGTGAGGTGAGGTCGACCACCGTGGCGGTGACCTCCGCGGCGGTCGACACCGTCGAGACGACCTCGACGAGCTTCATGACCGCGGCCGGGTTGAAGAAGTGCATGCCGATCACGTCCTGCGGCCGCGAGGTGACCACCGCGCACTCGATGACGGGCAGCGACGACGTGGTGGTCGCGAGGATCGCGCCCGGCTTGCAGACCTTGTCGAGGGTGCGGAAGAGGTCCTGCTTGGCCCCCAGCTCCTCCACGATCGCCTCGACGACGAGGTCGACGTCGGCGAGGTCGTCATGGGTCGTCGTGCCGACGACGCGCGAGACGACCTCGTCGGCCGCCTCCTGCGTCATCTTGCCGCGGGTCACGGCCTTGCCCAGGCTCTTGCCGAGGGCCGTCAGCACGCCGGCGACCTTCTCGGGCGAGCGGGCCACGAAGGTGACCGGGAAACCACCCTTGGCGAAAACCTCGATGATGCCGGCCGCCATCGTGCCCGAGCCGATCACGCCGACCGTGGCGATGCCGCGCAGCGCGACGCCGTCGGTGGACGAGGACGCCGTGGCGGCGTCCGCGACGACCGTTGAGGAGCCGGGCTCTGCATACGTGTAGAAGCCGCGGCCGCTCTTGCGGCCCTTGAGGCCGGCGCTGACCATCTGCTTGATGACCGGGCTCGGCGCGTGCAGCCGGTCGCGACCCTGCTTGTACATCGTGTCGAGGATCTCGTAGGCCGTGTCGAGCCCGATGAGGTCCATCAGCGCGAGCGGGCCCATGGGCAGGCCGCAGCCGAAGCGCATCGCCGCGTCGATGTCCTCGCGGGAGGCGTAGCGGGTCTCGAACATCGACACGGCGTGGTTGAGGTAGCCGAAGAGCAGCGCATTGGCGATGAACCCGGCCTTGTCGCCGACGACGACGGGTTGCTTGCCCAGCCGCTCGGCGAGGGCCTTGACGTCCTCGAAGACCGAGTCCTCGGTGATGACCGTGCGCACGACCTCGACGAACTGCTGCACCGGGGCCGGGTTGAAGAAGTGCATGCCCACGACGCGCTTGGGGTTGGAGGTCGCGACCGCGATCTCGGTGACGGGCAGGGACGAGGTGTTGGTGGCGATCACCGCATCGTCGCCGACGATCGCGTCGACCCGCGCGAGGATCTCCTTCTTGAGCTCGAGGCTCTCGGGCACCGCCTCGACGACGAGCTGGCAGCCGGCCAGGTCCGCGAAGTCGGAGGTGTAGGTCACCCTCGAGTGCAGCGCCTCGGAGTCGTCCGCAGAGAGCTTGCCGCGCTCGACGGCGCGGCCGGTCGAGTGCTCGAGCACCCCCCGTCCCCGACCGAGGGCCACGTCATCGACCTCGACGGCGATGACGTCGATCCCGTTGCGGGCGAACACTTCGACGATGCCGGCTCCCATGGTCCCGAGACCGATGACGCCGACTTTGGTGAACTCACGAGCCATGTCGGCGAGTGTGTCAGGGCCCGGTCGCCCCCGGGGGCGGGTCCGGGGGCGACGGTCGTCACACCGCCCGGAGCCGCAGGGTGGGTGTGACCCACCTCGCACGGGTAGATTGCCGGTCGTGAGACTCGTCGTGGCCCGCTGCTCCGTCGACTACGAGGGGCGGCTGCAGGCCCACCTGCCCCTCGCCACCCGGCTGCTGGTCGTGAAGGCCGACGGGTCGGTGCTGGTGCACAGCGACGGTGGCTCCTACAAGCCGCTCAACTGGATGTCACCGCCGTGCGTGATGGCCGAGGTGGCGCCCGAGGAGAGCGAGGCGGCCGATGGCGTGAGCGCGGTGTGGGTCGTCGCCCACCAGAAGTCGGAGGACCGGCTCCGGGTGCGGATCCACGAGGTGCTCCACGACAGCGCGCACGACCTCGGGGTCGACCCCGGGCTCGTCAAGGACGGGGTAGAGGCGCACCTGCAGCGGCTGCTGGCGGAGCACATCCACACCCTCGGAGAGGGCTGGTCGCTGGTGCGGCGCGAGTACATGACCGCGATCGGACCGGTCGACATCCTCGCCCGCAGCGGGAGCCGGGCCCACGTCGCCGTGGAGATCAAGCGGCGCGGCGACATCGACGGCGTCGAGCAGCTGACCCGCTACCTCGAGCTGATGAACCGCGACCCCCACCTCGCGCCCGTCACCGGCGTCTTCGCCGCGCAGGAGATCAAGCCGCAGGCTCGGGTGCTGGCCCAGGACCGCGGCATCCGGTGCGTCGTGCTCGACTACGACGCGCTGCGAGGGATCGACGACACGGAGTCACGGCTGTTCTGACCCGCCCTCGTGCTGCGCGCGCGAGGGGCGTGGTGGGATGGGCGCATGACGCAGGAGACCCGACGCTGATGGCCGCCCCCGTGTCGCAGTGGGGTGACGGTGAGCGCGTCGCCGTGCTCGTCCACGGGTTGACGGGTGACCCGGGTATCTGGTTGCGCGTCGGGCCGGCCCTGGCCGAGCGCGGCTTCCGGGTCGTGGCGGTGACGCTGCCGGGGCACGGCGGCACGGGGGCTGCCTCCGGATGGAGCGCCGAGGTGCTGGCGCAGGCCGTGCTCGACCAGGCCCCCGCGGCACCCGACCTCGCGATCGGCCACTCGCTCGGCGGCTACACGCTCAGCGTGGCCCTCGACCGGCTGGCGCCGCGCGTCGTGGTCTACGAGGACCCCGTGCTCGACCTGACGGCCGCCGCGCCCGCCCTGCTCGGCTACCGGGCGCAGAAGCAGTGGACTGCGGCCGATGTCGCAGCGGCCTACCCGCTGTGGCCACAGGGCGCGTGGGACGCGAAGCTGGTGGCCCTGGCAGGGTGGGACCCCGAGATCGTGGAGGTGCTCGGTGACCCGACGGCCTTCCCCGAGGCACCCGTGCGGCAGGCTGGAGCGGGTGGCGAGGTCTCGTCGACCTTCGTCCTGGCCTCTCCCAGCGCCCTCGTGCCACCTGCGGTCGTCGAGCGGCTGCGCGACCTGGGGCACGAGGTCGTCCCGGTCGACGGGGCCGGGCACAGCGTCCACCACGACCGCTTCGAGGGGTTCATGGCGGCGGTCGACGACGCGCTCGCGGCGGGCCGGCCGTAGACCCGTGTCCGTCGCCGTCGCCGCCCCCAACGCCCTCGCCGTGCAGGCCGGGCTCGATGTGATCGGCTCCGGCGGGAGCGCGGTCGACGCGGCGGTGGCCGCCATGGTGGTGGCGATGTCGACCGAGCCGGGGATCGTCAGCCCCCTCGGTGGCGCCTTCGTCACCGTGTGGCCGGCCGGCACCGATCCCGAGGTGGTCGACGGCAATGTCGAGATGCCCGGTCGGGGGCAGCCGCGCGACCGCTTCGGGGGCGGGCTCCACGAGATCACCACCACCTACGGCGGCGGCCTGACGCTGTATGCCGGGCCCGGCTCGGTCGCCACCCCGGGCGCCTTCGCCGGGCTCGGCCTGGCCCACGAGCGGCACGGCCGGATGCCCTGGAGCGAGGTGCTCTCCCCCGCGGTCGAGGTCCTGCGGCGGGGCTACCGACTCGGGGCGGCTGCGGCGAGCTATCTCGCCCTCACGGGAGACAGCGTCTTCGCCTGGGACCCCGAGACCGCCGCCCTGCTGCTGCGAGAGGGCCTTCCGCCCCCGACCGACTCTCTGGTCGACGACCGGGCCCTGGCCCGCACCCTGGCCCACCTCGCGTCCGCCGGGTGGCGCGACCTCTACCGCGGCGACCTCGCGGCCACCGTCGGAGCGGACCTCGACGCCCGGGGCGGGCTGCTCACCCGGGCCGACCTCGAGGCCTACGAGCCGCGGGTGCGGGCCGCGCTCCGCCTCGACGTCGGGCCGTGGTCCCTCGCCACCAACGCCCCTCCCAGCATCGGCGGTCCGGTGCTGGCCGTGATGCTGCGCGAGCTGTCCCGCACGGGATGGTCGCTCGACGAGGTCATCCGCATCCAGCGGGTCGTCCTCGGGCACCGGCTGCGGGTGCACGACTACTCGACCGACCTCGAGTCCGACGGCCACGACCTGCTCGCTCGGGTCGAGCGGCACGGTCTGGCGAGCCTGCCGACGAGCGGCTCGACGGCCCACGTCTCGGTCGTCGACGGCGCGGGCAACGCCTGCGCCGTCACCGGGTCCGCCGGATACGGGTCGGGGCTGACCGTGACGGGCACCGGGCTGATGACCAACAACTGCCTGGGGGAGCCCGAGCTCAACCGTCTGGGTCTGCACGCGCTCGCCCCCGGCACCCGTCTGGCGTCGAACATGGCACCGACCACGGGTCGGGGAGCCGACGGCGAGGTGCTGGCCATCGGCTCCCCCGGCGCCGACCGCATCACGACCGCGCTGATGCAGGTGCTGGGTCGGCACTGCTTCGCCGGTGTGCCCCTGCTCGAGGCGATCGAGTCACCCCGCCTGCACGTGTCGTTCCAGGGGGAGGAGCTGACGCCCCGCCTGCAGGTCGAGGACGATGCCGAGCTGGCGGCGGCCGTGGAGCGGTCGGGTCTGCCCGTCGACACCCACGGGCCCCGCTCGATGTACTTCGGCGGAGTGGGTGCGGCCCACCGGCTGGCCGACGGCTCACTGGCCGCGGCCGGCGACGTCCGTCGGGAGTCGGCGACGGGCATCGCCTGATCAGCAGCGCCCCGAGGTCGAGACCGGCTCCAGCATCGGCACGGGCTCGCTGGGCAGGCCACGTGCCTCGCGGATCAGCCGCACGAACTGGGCCATGATCTCGTTGAGCCCGAAGTCCTTCGGGGTGAAGACGGCTGCCACGCCGGCTGCCTTGAGGGCCGTCGCGTCGGACTCCGGGATGATGCCCCCGACGATGACCGGCACGTCGTCGAGCCCCGCTGCCTTCAGCCCCGCGAGCACGTCGGGCACGAGCGCCATGTGCGAGCCAGAGAGGATCGACAGCCCGACGAGGTGCACGTCCTCCGCCACGGCGGCCGACACGATCTGCTCGGGCGTGAGCCGGATGCCCTGGTAGATCACCTCGAAGCCCGCGTCCCGCGCACGCACCGCCACCTGCTCGGCGCCGTTGGAGTGCCCGTCGAGCCCCGGCTTGCCCACGAGCACCCGCAGTCGCTCACCGAGCTCGTCAGCGGTGTGCCGCACGGCCTCGCGGACGGCCGCCAGGCCGTCCCCGCTGCTGATGCCCACCGATCCCGAGACTCCAGTGGGCGCGCGGTACTCACCGAACTGGTCGCGCAGGGCCTGGGCCCACTCGCCCGTCGTGAGCCCGGCGCGGGCGCACTCGAGGGTCGCCTCCATGAGGTTGGTCCCCGACGCGGCGTCCGCGCGCAGCCGCACCACCGACTGCTCGGTCCGCTCGCGGCGCACCGGGTCGGCGTCACGCGCGTCACGCCAGGCCCGCACGGCGGTGACGGCCGCCGACTCGACGTCGGCGTCGACGCTCTGGATCGCCGTGTCCAGGTCGGCGGTCAGCGGGTTGACCTCGGTGGTGGTGAACCTGTTGAGCCCGACGACGACGTCCTCACCCGTCTCGATGCGGTGGCGACGGGCCGAGTGCGACGAGACGAGGGCCGACTTCATGTAGCCCGACTCGACCGCGGCGACGGCGCCGCCCATCTCCTGCACACGCGCCATCTCGGCCCTTGCCCCGTCGACGAGGGCCGCGACCTTCTGCTCGACCACCAGCGACCCCGCGAACAGGTCGTCGTACTCGAGCAGGTCGGACTCGAAGGCGAGCACCTGCTGCAGCCGCAGCGACCACTGCTGGTCCCACGGGCGCGGCAGGCCGAGGGCCTCGTTCCACGCCGGGAGCTGCACCGCCCGGGCCCGGGCGTCCTTCGAGAGCGTGACCGCCAACATCTCGAGCACGATCCGCTGCACGTTGTTCTCGGGCTGGGCCTCGGTGAGACCGAGGGAGTTGACCTGCACGCCGTAGCGGAAGCGTCGCTGTTTCTGGTCCTGCACGCCGTAGCGCTCGAGCGTCAGCTCGTCCCACAGCTGCACGAAGGCCCGCATCTTGCACATCTCCTCGACGAAGCGGACCCCCGCGTTGACGAAGAAGGAGATGCGCGCCACGACCTCGCCGAACTCCTGCACCGGCACCTGACCCGAGTCACGCACGGCGTCGAGCACCGCGATCGCCGTCGAGAGCGAGTAGGCCAGCTCCTGCACCGGGGTGGCCCCGGCCTCCTGCAGGTGGTAGCTGCAGATGTTGATGGGGTTCCACGTCGGGATCTCGCGCACCGTGTGGGCGATCATGTCGGTGATCAGCCGCAGCGAGGGCTCGGGCGGGAAGGCGTAGGTCCCCCGCGAGAGGTATTCCTTGATGATGTCGTTCTGGGTCGTGCCCGCGAGGGCGTGCACCCAGGCCTCGGGGTCCTCCCCCGCTGCCTGCGCCTGCTCCTCCGCCGTGACCTGGTAGAGCGCCAGCATCCACATCGCGACCGCGTTGATGGTCATCGAGGTGTTCATGTCCTTGAGCGGGATGTCGGCGAAGAGCCGACGCATGTCGCCGATGTGGCTGATCGGCACCCCGACCTTTCCCACCTCACCCCGGGCCAGCGCGTGGTCGGGGTCGTAGCCGGTCTGGGTCGGCAGGTCGAAGGCGACCGACAGCCCGGTCTGGCCCTTGGCGAGGTTGCGCCGGTAGAGGGCGTTGCTGGCCGCGGCACTGGAGTGCCCCGCATACGTGCGCATCACCCACGGGCGGTCACGGGGGGGCCGGAACGTCTCGGCGGCTTCAGTCTCGGGCATGGCCCGACGCTACCGGCGCGTGCTGCGCCGCAGCGGTCGATCAGGCGGTGAGAGCCGCCACACCCGCTGGGCCCGACGCCTCGTCGCATCCGGAGAGGCGTGCCGAGGAGGCACGCCAGCCGCGCGGCAGCACCCGAACGGCGCGCAGCAGCCGCTCCGAGCGAGGGGTGGCCTCCATGACGACCAGCCGTCGCCCGCAGCGCAGGGCGAGCTGGTGGGCCTCGACCAGCAGGCCGACCGCGGCGGCGTCCCCCAGCTCGACCTCGGACAGGTCGAGCTGCACCGGACCGTTGCCGGTGGCGACCACGCGCAGCAGGGTCGTGCGCACATCGGCCAGGCAACCGGCGTGCAGGCGACCGCCGAGCTGGACGAGGTCGTGCCCCTCAGCGGTCACGGCGACCCCGAGCGTCGCCGTGACCTGCCGAGGTGGAGCGTCGCCCTGCGCCACGAGCGTGTCCTGCATGCGTGAACCCCTGTCGCGTGGTGTGGGACGCCACGACGGCGACTGCCGTCGTCACTGTCTAGGACGCCGACACCACCCGAAAGGTTGCGTCCTCCGGTCAGGTGCCTCGTAGCACCCACATCGTGGCCCATGACATTCGCCTCACGGGGGTGTCAAACGCCACTGTTGCTCAATCGTGTCTGAATCACCCACGGACGGAGATACCCCATCGTCGCGGACAGCTTCGCGAGGGCGCCCGAGCGGAGCCCGGGCGCCGGTGAGAGGGTTGGGCCCATGGTCAACCTGACGAGGATCTACACCCGCACCGGCGACGACGGCACGACGTCGCTCGGCGACTTCAGCCGGACGTCCAAGAACGACCCCCGGCTGCACGCCTACGCCGACGTCAACGAGGCGAATGCCCAGATCGGGGTGGCCGTGGCGGTGGGTGGCCTCGCCGACGACGTGGCCGCGACCCTGCACC
Proteins encoded in this region:
- a CDS encoding 3-hydroxybutyryl-CoA dehydrogenase — translated: MAREFTKVGVIGLGTMGAGIVEVFARNGIDVIAVEVDDVALGRGRGVLEHSTGRAVERGKLSADDSEALHSRVTYTSDFADLAGCQLVVEAVPESLELKKEILARVDAIVGDDAVIATNTSSLPVTEIAVATSNPKRVVGMHFFNPAPVQQFVEVVRTVITEDSVFEDVKALAERLGKQPVVVGDKAGFIANALLFGYLNHAVSMFETRYASREDIDAAMRFGCGLPMGPLALMDLIGLDTAYEILDTMYKQGRDRLHAPSPVIKQMVSAGLKGRKSGRGFYTYAEPGSSTVVADAATASSSTDGVALRGIATVGVIGSGTMAAGIIEVFAKGGFPVTFVARSPEKVAGVLTALGKSLGKAVTRGKMTQEAADEVVSRVVGTTTHDDLADVDLVVEAIVEELGAKQDLFRTLDKVCKPGAILATTTSSLPVIECAVVTSRPQDVIGMHFFNPAAVMKLVEVVSTVSTAAEVTATVVDLTSRLGKHPVRCGDRSGFIVNALLFPYLNDAVRMLEAHYAEADDIDTAMKTGCGYPMGPFELLDVVGLDVSLAIQRELYLEFREPGFAPAPLLEHLVTAGYLGRKTGRGFRTYA
- the nucS gene encoding endonuclease NucS; this translates as MRLVVARCSVDYEGRLQAHLPLATRLLVVKADGSVLVHSDGGSYKPLNWMSPPCVMAEVAPEESEAADGVSAVWVVAHQKSEDRLRVRIHEVLHDSAHDLGVDPGLVKDGVEAHLQRLLAEHIHTLGEGWSLVRREYMTAIGPVDILARSGSRAHVAVEIKRRGDIDGVEQLTRYLELMNRDPHLAPVTGVFAAQEIKPQARVLAQDRGIRCVVLDYDALRGIDDTESRLF
- a CDS encoding alpha/beta fold hydrolase is translated as MAAPVSQWGDGERVAVLVHGLTGDPGIWLRVGPALAERGFRVVAVTLPGHGGTGAASGWSAEVLAQAVLDQAPAAPDLAIGHSLGGYTLSVALDRLAPRVVVYEDPVLDLTAAAPALLGYRAQKQWTAADVAAAYPLWPQGAWDAKLVALAGWDPEIVEVLGDPTAFPEAPVRQAGAGGEVSSTFVLASPSALVPPAVVERLRDLGHEVVPVDGAGHSVHHDRFEGFMAAVDDALAAGRP
- a CDS encoding gamma-glutamyltransferase → MSVAVAAPNALAVQAGLDVIGSGGSAVDAAVAAMVVAMSTEPGIVSPLGGAFVTVWPAGTDPEVVDGNVEMPGRGQPRDRFGGGLHEITTTYGGGLTLYAGPGSVATPGAFAGLGLAHERHGRMPWSEVLSPAVEVLRRGYRLGAAAASYLALTGDSVFAWDPETAALLLREGLPPPTDSLVDDRALARTLAHLASAGWRDLYRGDLAATVGADLDARGGLLTRADLEAYEPRVRAALRLDVGPWSLATNAPPSIGGPVLAVMLRELSRTGWSLDEVIRIQRVVLGHRLRVHDYSTDLESDGHDLLARVERHGLASLPTSGSTAHVSVVDGAGNACAVTGSAGYGSGLTVTGTGLMTNNCLGEPELNRLGLHALAPGTRLASNMAPTTGRGADGEVLAIGSPGADRITTALMQVLGRHCFAGVPLLEAIESPRLHVSFQGEELTPRLQVEDDAELAAAVERSGLPVDTHGPRSMYFGGVGAAHRLADGSLAAAGDVRRESATGIA
- a CDS encoding protein meaA, whose protein sequence is MPETEAAETFRPPRDRPWVMRTYAGHSSAAASNALYRRNLAKGQTGLSVAFDLPTQTGYDPDHALARGEVGKVGVPISHIGDMRRLFADIPLKDMNTSMTINAVAMWMLALYQVTAEEQAQAAGEDPEAWVHALAGTTQNDIIKEYLSRGTYAFPPEPSLRLITDMIAHTVREIPTWNPINICSYHLQEAGATPVQELAYSLSTAIAVLDAVRDSGQVPVQEFGEVVARISFFVNAGVRFVEEMCKMRAFVQLWDELTLERYGVQDQKQRRFRYGVQVNSLGLTEAQPENNVQRIVLEMLAVTLSKDARARAVQLPAWNEALGLPRPWDQQWSLRLQQVLAFESDLLEYDDLFAGSLVVEQKVAALVDGARAEMARVQEMGGAVAAVESGYMKSALVSSHSARRHRIETGEDVVVGLNRFTTTEVNPLTADLDTAIQSVDADVESAAVTAVRAWRDARDADPVRRERTEQSVVRLRADAASGTNLMEATLECARAGLTTGEWAQALRDQFGEYRAPTGVSGSVGISSGDGLAAVREAVRHTADELGERLRVLVGKPGLDGHSNGAEQVAVRARDAGFEVIYQGIRLTPEQIVSAAVAEDVHLVGLSILSGSHMALVPDVLAGLKAAGLDDVPVIVGGIIPESDATALKAAGVAAVFTPKDFGLNEIMAQFVRLIREARGLPSEPVPMLEPVSTSGRC
- a CDS encoding STAS domain-containing protein: MQDTLVAQGDAPPRQVTATLGVAVTAEGHDLVQLGGRLHAGCLADVRTTLLRVVATGNGPVQLDLSEVELGDAAAVGLLVEAHQLALRCGRRLVVMEATPRSERLLRAVRVLPRGWRASSARLSGCDEASGPAGVAALTA